One Niallia circulans DNA segment encodes these proteins:
- a CDS encoding DUF1284 domain-containing protein, with protein MFKIRGHHLFCLLGYRGMGYSAEYVKNMTKLHQTLRKNPETFVQIVDGPDQLCEKYPNSGKYHCLDSHIYDRDAAFLKKLGLHVGDIIHWREVEAAILTHAVPSDIPIICETCSWRSYGVCEEGIQELHEGKPLREIK; from the coding sequence ATGTTTAAAATTCGGGGTCATCATCTTTTCTGCTTGTTAGGATACCGGGGAATGGGCTATTCGGCAGAGTATGTAAAAAACATGACTAAGCTGCATCAAACTTTGCGGAAGAATCCTGAAACATTTGTTCAAATTGTAGACGGTCCAGATCAATTATGCGAGAAATATCCTAACTCAGGAAAGTACCACTGTTTAGACAGTCATATATATGATAGAGATGCTGCTTTTTTAAAAAAACTGGGACTTCATGTTGGTGATATTATCCATTGGCGGGAGGTTGAAGCTGCTATTCTAACACATGCTGTGCCGTCTGATATTCCCATCATTTGTGAAACATGCTCCTGGCGTTCCTATGGGGTATGTGAAGAAGGAATTCAGGAACTTCATGAAGGGAAGCCATTAAGAGAGATTAAGTAA
- a CDS encoding MFS transporter: MDKWKKRIGYGAGDFACNLVFSTMASYLLFFYTDVFGISAAVAGTLMLVTKIIDAFADTGMGLLVDRTKTRWGQGRPYFIIGAIPFAVFTIMTFIVPDVGMSGKILWAYVTYCLLNIAYTVVNIPLNTIVPRLTSDNHERNWLVSTRMICALIGSALVMTITTPMVHYFGQGDDQKGYLVTMSIYGIAAVFVFVFTFFNTKEVVPPTVQPGKSSFKEDFKGLTGPAVIFFILNFLYFGLFVIRNTTVIYYFTYNLGRTDWLTFVGLFGILSGLPMLLLLPWLQKKMPKKTVLLLSTVIYIIGDLVIYFGKTSPSLLIAGLTITGLGIYGIFGTTFSIQPDVIDYSEYKNHRSISGMIAAFQGFFVKVSLGLGSALVGVFLKLGGYVPNATQSTTALHYIEISFIWVPLVICVLIGITMFFYKLDEKRTDMDIELGRRRALAAKNTDENIVNI, from the coding sequence ATGGATAAATGGAAAAAAAGAATTGGATACGGGGCAGGCGATTTCGCCTGCAACCTCGTATTTAGTACAATGGCGTCTTATCTTCTTTTTTTCTACACTGATGTGTTCGGCATTAGTGCAGCGGTTGCTGGTACTTTAATGTTAGTAACCAAAATCATCGATGCATTTGCAGATACTGGCATGGGATTATTAGTAGACAGGACAAAAACAAGATGGGGACAAGGTAGACCTTATTTCATCATTGGAGCAATACCATTCGCCGTCTTTACGATTATGACTTTTATTGTTCCTGATGTCGGCATGTCAGGTAAAATTCTCTGGGCATATGTCACATACTGCTTATTAAACATTGCTTATACAGTCGTTAATATCCCTTTAAATACCATTGTGCCAAGATTAACTTCTGATAATCATGAGCGTAACTGGTTAGTTTCGACGAGGATGATTTGCGCGTTGATTGGAAGCGCTTTAGTTATGACGATAACTACACCTATGGTTCATTACTTCGGTCAGGGAGATGACCAAAAAGGTTATTTAGTGACAATGAGTATATATGGTATCGCAGCTGTGTTTGTATTTGTGTTTACCTTCTTCAATACAAAGGAAGTTGTGCCACCAACCGTCCAGCCAGGCAAATCTTCCTTTAAAGAGGATTTTAAAGGATTAACCGGGCCGGCTGTTATTTTCTTTATTTTAAATTTTCTATACTTTGGCCTTTTTGTTATTCGCAATACAACCGTCATTTACTATTTCACTTATAATCTAGGAAGGACAGATTGGCTTACATTTGTAGGACTATTCGGGATATTATCTGGTCTGCCAATGCTGCTTCTATTACCATGGCTGCAAAAGAAAATGCCGAAAAAAACCGTATTGCTTTTAAGTACTGTCATTTATATTATCGGCGATTTAGTTATTTATTTCGGAAAAACCTCCCCTTCCCTGTTGATTGCCGGCTTAACAATAACAGGACTTGGGATTTATGGAATATTCGGCACTACCTTCTCCATTCAGCCAGACGTTATTGATTATTCAGAGTACAAAAACCATCGCAGTATTTCCGGCATGATCGCTGCTTTCCAAGGCTTTTTTGTTAAAGTTAGCTTAGGTCTCGGCAGTGCGCTTGTAGGGGTGTTCTTGAAATTGGGCGGTTATGTGCCAAATGCCACCCAATCGACAACTGCCTTACATTATATTGAGATCAGCTTTATCTGGGTTCCATTAGTTATTTGTGTATTGATAGGGATTACCATGTTTTTTTATAAACTGGATGAGAAGCGGACAGATATGGATATTGAACTCGGTCGCAGACGAGCATTAGCCGCTAAAAATACCGATGAGAATATCGTAAACATTTAA
- the cysT gene encoding sulfate ABC transporter permease subunit CysT — MRKETKQRKVKRSNVLPGFGLSLGYTMLYISILVILPLFMIFFNTTKMGWSEFWDTVLDPRVVASYKLSFGASFTAALINVVFGVLLAWVLVRYPFPGKRIVDGLVDLPFALPTAVAGIALTTLYAPNGWIGSLLGFKVAFTPIGVTIALTFIGLPFVVRMVQPVLQNLEREVEEASASLGASRLQTFTRVIFPELLPSILAGFTLAFARSLGEYGSVVFIAGNMPMKTEITPLLIITKLEQYDYTGATAIASVMLFVSFLLLFFINLLQWWTNRNMTAN; from the coding sequence ATGAGGAAAGAAACGAAGCAAAGAAAAGTGAAAAGAAGTAATGTTCTTCCTGGCTTTGGCCTTTCGTTAGGATATACGATGCTATATATAAGCATCCTTGTTATATTGCCATTGTTTATGATATTTTTTAACACCACTAAAATGGGCTGGAGTGAGTTTTGGGATACTGTCCTTGATCCTCGAGTTGTTGCTTCTTATAAATTAAGCTTCGGAGCATCATTTACAGCTGCATTAATCAATGTTGTATTCGGTGTTCTCCTTGCATGGGTGCTTGTCCGGTATCCATTTCCGGGGAAAAGAATTGTGGACGGTCTTGTGGATTTACCTTTTGCACTGCCAACAGCAGTTGCTGGGATTGCTTTGACTACTTTATACGCACCAAATGGATGGATTGGAAGTCTGCTTGGCTTTAAAGTGGCCTTTACGCCTATCGGTGTAACGATTGCACTGACTTTCATTGGCTTGCCGTTTGTTGTGAGAATGGTTCAGCCAGTTTTGCAAAATCTTGAGCGGGAAGTAGAGGAAGCATCAGCGAGTCTTGGAGCTTCTAGACTTCAAACCTTTACAAGGGTCATCTTTCCAGAGCTGCTTCCCTCCATTCTGGCAGGTTTCACGTTAGCATTTGCCAGATCTTTAGGAGAATATGGATCAGTTGTTTTTATCGCAGGCAATATGCCGATGAAAACGGAAATAACCCCATTACTGATAATTACAAAGCTGGAACAATACGATTATACAGGGGCGACAGCAATTGCTTCTGTAATGTTGTTTGTGTCCTTCCTTTTGCTTTTCTTTATAAACCTTTTACAGTGGTGGACAAACAGGAATATGACAGCAAATTAA
- a CDS encoding NUDIX domain-containing protein — protein sequence MNVRISAKAIIIDNDRLLLTKNKDDEGYFYLFPGGGQEHGETLHHAVKRECLEEIGEEVEIGELLFARDYIGKNHEHASFDFNFHQVEHYFICRLISDNNILPVNPDSHQVGIEWLPIQQLQNYRVYPKELLSYLIKYIEKSSTPVYLGDIN from the coding sequence ATGAACGTTAGAATCTCAGCAAAAGCAATTATTATCGACAATGATAGGCTATTGTTAACAAAAAATAAAGACGACGAAGGGTATTTTTATTTATTCCCAGGAGGCGGACAGGAGCATGGGGAGACATTACATCATGCGGTGAAAAGGGAGTGCTTAGAAGAAATTGGCGAAGAAGTCGAGATTGGTGAGCTGTTATTCGCCCGAGATTACATCGGGAAAAATCATGAGCACGCATCCTTTGATTTTAACTTTCATCAAGTCGAGCATTATTTTATATGCCGCTTGATAAGCGACAATAATATTCTACCAGTAAATCCTGACAGTCACCAAGTTGGGATAGAATGGCTGCCCATTCAACAATTACAAAACTATAGGGTTTATCCGAAAGAATTGCTTTCGTATCTTATCAAATATATAGAAAAAAGCTCAACTCCAGTATATTTAGGGGATATAAATTAA
- a CDS encoding sulfate ABC transporter substrate-binding protein: MKRKKISFFKTTALILAVFVTLAGCSSSESSGESFDSKKVELLNVSYDPTRELYEEYNKAFADYWNEKTGQDVTVQQSHGGSGKQARAVIDGIEADVVTLALAGDIDAIVKERGIISEDWQSKLENNSTPYTSTIVFLVRKGNPKNIQDWDDLIKDDVSVITPNPKTSGGARWNYLAAWAYADKQFNGDETKIKDFVKKLFSNVAVLDSGARDSTNTFVQREIGDVLIAWENEAYLAINELGKENFEIVSPSLSILAEPPVAVVDDIAKKKGTTEVATEYLKYLYSETGQEIAAKNYYRPRDKDVLAKYADQFEDIDLVTIDDDFGGWTKAQETHFADGGTFDEIYVPSN, translated from the coding sequence ATGAAAAGAAAAAAGATATCATTTTTTAAGACAACTGCACTAATATTGGCCGTTTTCGTAACCCTTGCTGGGTGCAGCAGTTCGGAAAGCAGCGGGGAAAGCTTTGATTCCAAAAAAGTAGAATTATTGAATGTTTCCTATGATCCAACGAGAGAGCTGTATGAAGAATATAACAAAGCGTTTGCAGACTATTGGAATGAAAAAACAGGGCAGGATGTAACCGTTCAACAGTCACATGGCGGATCAGGCAAACAAGCACGAGCTGTCATTGATGGGATTGAAGCAGATGTCGTGACATTGGCTCTAGCTGGAGATATTGATGCGATTGTGAAGGAAAGAGGAATTATCTCAGAGGATTGGCAATCGAAGCTGGAGAATAACTCGACTCCATATACTTCGACTATCGTGTTTTTAGTAAGAAAGGGTAATCCAAAGAATATTCAAGATTGGGATGACTTAATTAAGGACGATGTTTCTGTTATTACTCCAAATCCAAAAACATCAGGCGGTGCCCGTTGGAATTATCTTGCAGCATGGGCGTATGCTGACAAACAATTTAATGGAGACGAAACGAAAATTAAAGATTTTGTGAAAAAGCTTTTTTCAAATGTCGCAGTTCTTGATTCAGGAGCACGCGATTCAACTAACACATTTGTACAACGGGAGATTGGTGATGTGTTAATTGCTTGGGAGAACGAAGCGTACTTAGCTATTAATGAATTAGGGAAGGAAAACTTTGAAATTGTTAGCCCATCCTTGAGTATACTAGCAGAGCCGCCAGTTGCTGTAGTTGATGATATTGCTAAGAAAAAAGGAACAACCGAAGTTGCTACAGAGTACTTAAAATATTTATACAGTGAAACAGGCCAAGAAATTGCAGCGAAAAACTACTATCGTCCTCGTGATAAGGATGTACTGGCAAAATATGCTGACCAATTTGAAGATATTGATTTAGTGACAATTGATGATGATTTTGGCGGTTGGACAAAAGCTCAGGAAACACATTTTGCTGATGGAGGCACATTCGACGAAATTTACGTTCCATCAAACTAA
- a CDS encoding GyrI-like domain-containing protein: MKHEWRKHEKSLYLPKAAPELVEVPGHKFLMIDGQGNPNEEEFAERVKVLYSMAYAVRMMPKGGFTPPGYVEYTVYPLEGIWSLTEKGRKLTELNKNEFLYTIMIRQPEFVTKEVVLMALDKVTKKNSHPFLEQVYFQTSDKSLNVQMLHIGPYDDEPKSFAIMDEFAKDNNLLRIEKEHREIYLSDARKVVPEKLKTVLRYKVQQK; encoded by the coding sequence TTGAAACATGAATGGAGAAAGCATGAAAAGAGCTTGTATTTGCCTAAAGCAGCACCAGAGCTTGTCGAGGTACCAGGACACAAGTTTTTAATGATAGATGGACAAGGCAATCCCAATGAAGAAGAGTTTGCCGAAAGGGTTAAAGTCTTATATTCAATGGCATATGCTGTTCGTATGATGCCTAAAGGAGGATTTACTCCTCCTGGTTATGTAGAATATACAGTTTATCCGCTCGAAGGAATATGGAGTTTAACAGAGAAAGGCAGGAAGCTCACAGAACTGAATAAAAATGAATTCCTATATACAATCATGATAAGACAGCCGGAGTTTGTGACAAAGGAAGTTGTACTAATGGCTTTAGATAAAGTAACGAAAAAGAATTCTCACCCTTTTTTAGAGCAAGTGTATTTCCAAACCTCGGATAAAAGCCTTAATGTCCAAATGCTGCATATCGGCCCATATGATGACGAACCGAAAAGCTTTGCCATTATGGACGAGTTTGCTAAGGATAATAACCTCCTAAGAATAGAAAAGGAGCACAGAGAAATATACTTGTCTGATGCAAGGAAAGTGGTTCCAGAAAAATTAAAAACCGTATTAAGATATAAAGTTCAACAAAAATAA
- a CDS encoding SDR family oxidoreductase, which yields MGIIEKMRLDGKKIFVTGGARGIGKSVATAFAEAGADIAIVDLDIDEATKTAQELAENNGIKAIAIKADVTNPKDVSAMIDTVLENFGRLDVAFCNAGICMNIPAEEMTFDQWKKVIDINLTGVFLTAQAAGKVMLKQGGGSIINTASMSGHIVNVPQPQASYNASKAGVIQLTKSLAVEWATRNVRVNCISPGYIGTELTLNSPSLKPLIEQWNEMAPLKRMGRPEELQSICVYLAGDTSSFTTGSDFVIDGAFTAI from the coding sequence ATGGGTATTATTGAAAAAATGCGTTTAGACGGAAAAAAAATCTTTGTAACTGGTGGTGCAAGAGGAATTGGCAAAAGCGTTGCGACTGCCTTCGCTGAAGCTGGAGCAGATATCGCCATTGTTGATTTAGATATTGACGAAGCTACAAAAACGGCGCAGGAATTAGCAGAGAATAATGGGATTAAGGCGATCGCTATTAAAGCAGATGTTACTAACCCTAAAGATGTAAGCGCTATGATTGATACTGTATTGGAAAATTTCGGCCGTTTGGATGTTGCTTTTTGTAATGCGGGAATCTGCATGAATATACCTGCAGAGGAAATGACTTTTGATCAATGGAAGAAAGTCATTGATATTAATCTCACAGGTGTTTTCCTGACAGCTCAAGCTGCTGGAAAGGTTATGTTAAAACAAGGCGGCGGCTCCATTATTAATACAGCCTCCATGTCAGGACATATTGTAAATGTACCGCAGCCACAGGCCTCCTATAATGCTTCTAAAGCAGGTGTCATACAGCTGACGAAATCACTTGCAGTTGAATGGGCAACAAGAAATGTGCGCGTTAACTGCATCAGCCCAGGCTACATCGGAACAGAGCTTACTTTAAACTCACCAAGCCTAAAGCCGCTTATCGAACAATGGAATGAAATGGCACCGCTTAAGCGTATGGGCAGACCTGAGGAGCTTCAATCCATTTGTGTATATCTCGCAGGAGACACAAGCAGCTTTACGACTGGATCAGACTTTGTCATTGATGGAGCATTTACTGCAATTTAA
- the cysW gene encoding sulfate ABC transporter permease subunit CysW: MAGNVPLQPNTAPAYQKKAAASEPAWVRTILITISLVFLGLFLVLPLITIFIQAFDQGVQVYLAAITDPEAMSAIKLTLLVVVIAVPLNAIFGVAAAWAVSKFQFRGKNLLITIIDLPFAVSPVIAGLVFVLLFSTHGLFGEWLYAHDIKIIFAVPGIVLATIFVTLPFVARELIPLMQAQGTSEEEASLTLGANGWKTFWYVTIPNIKWGLLYGIILCNARAIGEFGAVSVVSGHIRGLTNTMPLHIEILYGEYQFAAAFAVATLMSILAIITLIIKSVLEWKTKKQFSNL; encoded by the coding sequence TTGGCAGGAAATGTACCATTACAACCAAACACAGCACCAGCCTATCAAAAGAAAGCGGCTGCATCAGAGCCAGCTTGGGTGCGAACTATTTTAATCACCATATCACTTGTTTTTTTAGGATTGTTTCTAGTTCTTCCATTAATCACTATTTTCATTCAAGCATTTGATCAGGGTGTGCAGGTCTATCTTGCTGCAATCACGGATCCTGAAGCAATGTCAGCAATTAAGCTGACATTATTAGTTGTTGTTATTGCAGTCCCTTTGAATGCCATTTTTGGTGTGGCTGCAGCTTGGGCTGTTTCCAAGTTCCAGTTTAGAGGTAAGAATTTGCTGATTACCATTATCGACTTACCGTTTGCAGTGTCGCCAGTTATTGCTGGTTTAGTATTTGTCCTGTTATTCAGTACACACGGCTTGTTTGGAGAATGGCTCTATGCTCATGACATTAAAATAATCTTTGCTGTGCCGGGAATTGTTCTTGCTACCATTTTTGTAACATTACCATTTGTAGCACGGGAATTGATTCCATTAATGCAAGCTCAAGGGACATCAGAAGAAGAGGCTTCTCTGACACTGGGTGCAAATGGCTGGAAAACCTTTTGGTATGTGACCATTCCAAATATAAAATGGGGCTTGCTATATGGAATTATCCTGTGTAACGCAAGGGCGATTGGCGAGTTTGGCGCAGTATCCGTAGTGTCAGGACATATCAGGGGCTTAACAAATACAATGCCTCTTCATATTGAAATTTTATATGGGGAGTATCAGTTTGCAGCCGCCTTTGCAGTTGCCACATTAATGTCTATTTTAGCAATTATTACATTGATTATAAAAAGTGTGCTGGAGTGGAAAACAAAAAAACAATTCAGCAATTTGTAA
- a CDS encoding ROK family transcriptional regulator, translating to MENNITFKDIKKSNYSSIYHLIYQYEKLSKQEVANQLNLSLPTVTQNLVRLENEGLIEKSGQFESSVGRRAAAYAICPQARVSIGVEIEKKSVQIVAIDLRGHAFQQEKIVMEYAEEEHYYKSLSQAVQAFISNLQVQTEQVLGIGFAVQGLTSTNGQNITYGKILISTGLKIDVFAQYLPYSCSFLHDAKCAATTELWVRDDIGDAVYLSIGPHLGGAIIINGQIYMGKEGHSGTVEHMTVNAEGPACYCGKRGCMETYSSVNALLKEEESLPFFFEKVRSKVPAYTNRWDAFLEYLAISINNIHLVLNRDFILGGHLSAYLTEEDINTLHEKANEKTAFPSNEAFIFISRSAANGVPVGAAIPFIQTFLNTI from the coding sequence ATGGAAAATAACATCACATTTAAAGATATAAAAAAAAGTAATTACTCCTCGATCTATCATCTAATCTATCAGTATGAGAAGCTTTCCAAGCAAGAAGTAGCGAATCAGCTTAATCTAAGCTTGCCAACAGTTACCCAAAACCTTGTTCGTTTAGAAAATGAAGGACTAATAGAAAAGAGCGGGCAATTTGAATCCTCTGTTGGAAGGCGGGCTGCTGCATATGCGATTTGCCCGCAAGCAAGAGTCAGCATAGGTGTGGAGATTGAAAAAAAATCGGTGCAAATAGTGGCGATTGATTTGCGTGGACATGCTTTTCAGCAAGAGAAAATAGTGATGGAATATGCAGAAGAGGAGCATTATTATAAAAGCTTAAGTCAAGCAGTACAGGCCTTTATTTCGAATCTTCAAGTACAGACAGAACAGGTTCTGGGAATTGGCTTTGCTGTTCAGGGGTTAACATCGACCAATGGACAAAATATTACGTATGGAAAAATATTAATTTCGACAGGATTAAAAATCGACGTATTTGCCCAATATCTTCCTTATTCATGTAGTTTTTTGCATGATGCTAAATGTGCTGCAACGACAGAGCTCTGGGTAAGAGACGATATTGGCGATGCTGTCTATCTTTCAATTGGTCCCCATCTTGGTGGAGCAATAATTATTAATGGACAAATCTATATGGGAAAAGAAGGCCATAGTGGCACTGTTGAGCATATGACAGTAAATGCTGAGGGTCCCGCCTGCTACTGCGGGAAAAGGGGATGTATGGAAACATATAGCTCTGTTAATGCATTGCTGAAAGAGGAGGAGTCATTACCATTCTTCTTCGAAAAAGTCCGTTCAAAGGTCCCTGCCTATACAAATAGGTGGGATGCCTTTTTAGAGTATTTAGCCATTTCTATTAACAATATCCACCTTGTCCTTAATAGAGATTTTATATTAGGAGGACATTTATCAGCTTACTTAACGGAAGAGGATATAAATACTCTACATGAAAAAGCAAATGAAAAAACAGCGTTCCCAAGCAATGAAGCATTTATATTTATAAGTCGTTCTGCCGCAAACGGTGTACCTGTGGGTGCTGCTATTCCATTCATACAGACATTTTTGAACACAATTTAG
- a CDS encoding FGGY-family carbohydrate kinase, with the protein MNYLLGTDIGTSGTKTILMDTDGNLIAQDLQEYDVLTPKPLWAEQWPSVWLDAAKASIKNTVLKSGIPPENIRGIAVSGLYGGSGIPLDENMEPVRPCMIWMDRRAEQEANWALEAMGKEKLLEVTHNGADPYYGYTKILWMKNNEPENWSKTKLFLPPNDYVIYKLTGEVVIDYSSAGNIGGIFDMNNRTWSKEMMAAMDIPVSMMPEKIVESTDIVGGLTKEAAAELGLTAGMPVIASGIDCGAATIGLGVFDSGIYAAAIGTSMCAALISDKPVQGKDLIVWPYLYDAKRLSYHFAGGATAGAIVKWFRQTLSQFELEAEKAGGKNAYDVLNEQAANIPAGSDGIVVLPYFMGERSPIWDSDAKGTIVGLSLAHTKAHMYRAFLEAVAFSLRDAIEATGEYLGEYILLAGGVTKSKLWRQIFADVTGYPIVCPIHDVEANMGDVMLAGIGTGLLTYDDVKKWQVLDDKIMPNQENHRKYNDYYKVYKSIYQNLKTDMKTLTNISAR; encoded by the coding sequence ATGAACTACTTACTCGGCACAGACATTGGCACATCTGGTACAAAAACAATACTAATGGACACAGATGGCAATCTAATTGCTCAAGATCTGCAGGAATACGATGTGTTAACACCAAAGCCTTTGTGGGCAGAGCAATGGCCATCTGTTTGGCTTGATGCGGCGAAAGCATCTATTAAAAACACTGTATTAAAATCGGGAATCCCCCCTGAGAATATACGTGGAATTGCTGTCAGCGGCCTTTACGGCGGCTCCGGTATCCCATTGGATGAGAATATGGAGCCTGTAAGGCCTTGTATGATTTGGATGGACCGCAGAGCAGAACAAGAAGCAAACTGGGCCCTTGAAGCTATGGGAAAAGAGAAACTGCTTGAGGTTACTCATAATGGAGCAGATCCTTATTATGGGTATACGAAAATATTGTGGATGAAAAATAATGAGCCTGAAAACTGGAGCAAAACGAAACTCTTCTTACCGCCAAATGATTATGTCATCTATAAATTAACTGGTGAGGTTGTTATTGATTATTCCTCTGCAGGAAATATTGGTGGAATATTCGATATGAATAATCGAACATGGTCAAAGGAAATGATGGCGGCAATGGATATTCCTGTCTCCATGATGCCTGAAAAGATTGTCGAATCAACAGATATTGTCGGTGGATTAACGAAGGAAGCTGCAGCCGAACTAGGACTGACTGCAGGAATGCCTGTTATTGCAAGTGGGATTGACTGCGGTGCAGCAACTATTGGGCTTGGTGTATTCGATTCAGGGATATATGCAGCAGCAATTGGTACGTCGATGTGTGCAGCATTGATTTCCGATAAACCAGTGCAAGGAAAAGACTTAATTGTCTGGCCGTATTTATATGATGCTAAACGTCTTTCCTACCATTTCGCAGGAGGAGCGACTGCAGGTGCGATTGTAAAATGGTTTCGGCAAACTTTAAGTCAATTTGAATTGGAAGCAGAAAAAGCAGGTGGCAAAAATGCCTATGATGTATTAAATGAACAGGCCGCTAACATTCCAGCAGGAAGTGATGGCATAGTTGTACTCCCCTACTTTATGGGGGAAAGAAGTCCGATTTGGGATTCTGATGCAAAAGGCACCATTGTCGGCCTTTCGCTGGCACATACGAAAGCACATATGTATCGAGCCTTTTTGGAAGCGGTTGCCTTTAGCTTAAGAGATGCAATTGAAGCAACTGGAGAATATTTAGGTGAATACATTCTCCTTGCCGGCGGTGTTACGAAGTCGAAGCTTTGGAGACAAATTTTCGCAGATGTTACAGGCTATCCAATCGTATGTCCGATTCATGATGTAGAAGCAAATATGGGTGATGTCATGCTTGCTGGTATTGGCACAGGTCTACTTACTTATGACGATGTGAAAAAGTGGCAGGTGTTAGATGATAAAATTATGCCTAATCAAGAAAATCATCGTAAATATAATGACTATTACAAGGTGTATAAATCAATCTATCAAAACTTAAAAACAGATATGAAAACACTGACTAACATTTCAGCACGCTGA
- a CDS encoding acetyltransferase, with protein MNETICPQCNSDNINKGVIASGVNDLHMYAYDNRRRGSSPILSYYCGKCGFIIGSFVENPARLTD; from the coding sequence ATGAATGAAACAATATGCCCTCAATGCAACAGCGACAATATAAACAAGGGAGTTATTGCATCTGGAGTTAACGACTTGCATATGTATGCTTATGATAACAGAAGACGCGGGTCCTCCCCAATTTTGTCTTATTACTGTGGGAAATGTGGCTTTATTATCGGCTCATTTGTAGAAAATCCGGCTAGACTTACAGACTAG
- a CDS encoding sulfate/molybdate ABC transporter ATP-binding protein: MSIVIDNVSKSFGSFQALQDIDLEIQTGELVALLGPSGSGKTSLLRIIAGLEYADEGSIYFGSDEITDINTKDRKVGFVFQHYALFRHMNVFDNIAYGLKVRPKNTRPAKKEIEKKVNELLQLVKLEELAKRYPAQLSGGQKQRVALARALAVEPKVLLLDEPFGALDAKVRKDLRRWLRNLHNEFNITSIFVTHDQEEALDVADRIVVMNNGKVEQIGSPEEVYEHPKNPFVYDFLGNVNLFHGRLDNGKLSQGNAQFPVPGVQHEQDQQAIGYVRPHDINITKDESGQDSIKATITHIHVVGPIVHIELKRTDNDEFLEAEITKELYRTLGLQTKENVYVRPSQLKVFFPDDYSI; this comes from the coding sequence ATGAGTATTGTCATTGATAATGTTTCAAAATCATTTGGCTCTTTTCAAGCATTACAGGATATAGATTTGGAAATCCAAACAGGAGAGCTTGTCGCATTATTAGGTCCGTCCGGATCTGGGAAGACGTCACTGTTAAGAATTATTGCTGGTTTAGAATATGCCGATGAAGGCTCGATCTATTTTGGCAGTGATGAAATAACCGATATAAATACTAAAGACAGAAAGGTAGGCTTTGTTTTTCAACATTATGCACTGTTTCGTCATATGAATGTGTTTGATAACATTGCCTACGGTTTGAAGGTCAGGCCGAAAAACACAAGACCAGCTAAGAAGGAAATAGAAAAAAAAGTGAATGAACTGCTGCAGCTAGTTAAATTGGAAGAACTGGCAAAGCGTTATCCTGCCCAGCTGTCAGGTGGACAGAAGCAGCGTGTTGCTCTTGCACGTGCTTTGGCTGTCGAACCGAAAGTATTGCTTTTGGATGAACCATTTGGAGCTTTAGATGCAAAGGTCAGAAAGGATTTAAGACGCTGGTTAAGAAATCTTCATAATGAATTCAATATCACCAGTATTTTCGTTACACATGATCAAGAGGAAGCGCTTGATGTAGCGGACAGAATTGTCGTGATGAATAACGGGAAGGTGGAACAAATCGGCTCACCTGAGGAAGTGTATGAGCATCCGAAAAACCCATTTGTATATGATTTCCTTGGAAATGTTAATTTGTTTCATGGCAGACTTGATAACGGAAAGCTAAGTCAAGGTAATGCTCAGTTTCCAGTTCCAGGAGTTCAGCATGAACAGGACCAGCAAGCAATTGGGTATGTCCGACCACATGATATAAATATAACAAAAGATGAAAGTGGTCAGGATTCTATCAAAGCAACGATTACACATATTCACGTTGTTGGTCCTATTGTCCATATTGAGTTGAAAAGAACCGACAATGACGAGTTTTTAGAAGCAGAAATAACAAAGGAGCTATATCGTACACTTGGCTTGCAAACAAAGGAAAATGTATATGTTAGACCAAGTCAGCTGAAGGTGTTTTTTCCTGACGATTACTCTATATGA